In Pedobacter sp. WC2423, the following are encoded in one genomic region:
- a CDS encoding helix-turn-helix domain-containing protein translates to MNNLKPHKVKSISEFHRLTGLPTPEHPLLSVTNFDSFIQRPFNEPVSFIFDFYSIYLKRISNAKFKYGQQRGDFDEGVLFFMAPGQVFSIEVEKGESLKPSGWIVLIHPDFIWNTTLNKIIKQYEFFNYSVNEALHLSVKEEKKIVNIIKSIRQEYQSDIDRFSQQIIISQIETMLNFSERFYHRQFITRKKTNHQILNRLEDTLIKYFNNNDLIAKGLPTVQFIADALNISPNYLSDVLKVLTGQSTQQHIHGKLVEKAKEKLSGTDLSISEIAYDLGFGHPQSFTKLFKAKTNLSPLQFRNSFN, encoded by the coding sequence ATGAACAATTTAAAACCCCATAAAGTTAAAAGTATATCTGAATTTCATCGCTTGACGGGCCTGCCAACACCTGAACATCCATTATTAAGTGTAACAAATTTTGATTCTTTTATACAAAGGCCTTTTAATGAACCGGTAAGTTTTATATTCGATTTCTATTCCATCTATCTCAAGCGAATCTCCAATGCAAAGTTCAAATATGGCCAGCAGAGGGGTGATTTTGATGAAGGCGTATTGTTTTTTATGGCACCTGGTCAGGTTTTCAGTATTGAGGTCGAAAAAGGTGAATCACTTAAACCTTCCGGCTGGATTGTACTAATTCATCCTGATTTCATATGGAATACAACCTTAAATAAAATCATAAAGCAATATGAATTCTTTAATTATTCAGTAAACGAAGCCCTGCATCTTTCTGTTAAGGAAGAGAAAAAAATTGTAAATATAATCAAGAGCATCCGGCAGGAATATCAGTCTGATATTGATAGGTTCAGCCAACAAATTATCATTTCACAAATTGAAACAATGCTCAATTTTTCAGAAAGGTTTTATCATCGCCAGTTTATCACCCGCAAAAAAACAAATCATCAAATCCTTAATCGCTTAGAAGACACGCTCATAAAATATTTCAATAACAATGATCTGATTGCGAAGGGATTGCCGACTGTTCAATTCATTGCGGATGCGTTAAATATCTCACCCAATTATTTAAGTGATGTATTAAAAGTATTGACCGGCCAAAGTACACAACAACACATCCACGGTAAACTGGTAGAAAAAGCAAAAGAAAAATTATCAGGTACCGATCTATCAATAAGCGAAATTGCTTATGACCTTGGCTTCGGGCATCCCCAATCCTTTACCAAATTATTCAAGGCAAAAACCAATCTTTCCCCTTTGCAGTTCCGAAACTCATTTAATTAA
- a CDS encoding ester cyclase has translation MTTDQTAEGLVKALTQQEIDTLKTFYGLFSKRDYSVIEQILAPDWQDIPLGPGQQDGPEGYRSLVQGFTEAFPDVIVNVHEIFGTHQRAGVRAEMVFTHGNEFMGIPATNQKLTIAIHEFHHLKNGRLEKTWHLEDWLTMLLQTGAWPVKSH, from the coding sequence ATGACTACAGATCAAACAGCAGAAGGCTTAGTGAAAGCTTTAACCCAACAGGAAATCGATACCTTAAAAACATTTTATGGTTTATTCAGTAAACGTGATTATAGTGTGATCGAACAAATTTTAGCCCCGGATTGGCAGGATATTCCACTAGGCCCAGGCCAGCAGGACGGTCCTGAAGGATATAGAAGTTTAGTACAGGGATTTACCGAGGCATTTCCTGATGTGATCGTTAACGTACATGAAATTTTTGGCACTCATCAACGGGCCGGCGTACGGGCAGAAATGGTATTTACTCATGGCAACGAGTTTATGGGTATACCGGCGACCAATCAGAAACTCACTATTGCTATCCATGAATTCCATCACCTGAAAAATGGGAGGCTGGAAAAAACCTGGCACCTGGAAGACTGGTTAACTATGCTGCTGCAAACCGGTGCATGGCCCGTTAAATCACATTAA
- a CDS encoding winged helix-turn-helix transcriptional regulator yields the protein MDMLNGKWKIRIIGVLSFGARRFMELKGTIDGIAAKMLSKELQDLELNGLVSRKVLNTKPITVEYDLTEYGHSLKPIIEVIAAWGMQHRDKVIKGMRSQ from the coding sequence ATGGACATGCTCAACGGCAAATGGAAAATCCGCATCATTGGTGTGCTCAGCTTTGGTGCAAGACGGTTTATGGAATTGAAAGGAACAATAGATGGTATTGCCGCTAAGATGTTATCCAAAGAGTTGCAGGATCTGGAGTTAAACGGACTGGTGAGTCGCAAGGTATTGAACACCAAGCCTATTACCGTTGAATATGATCTCACCGAATATGGCCATTCGCTTAAACCTATCATTGAAGTTATTGCTGCCTGGGGTATGCAGCATAGAGACAAAGTGATCAAAGGAATGAGATCTCAATAG
- a CDS encoding winged helix-turn-helix transcriptional regulator, translating to MVTKKSNCNEAKGCPITATMELIGGKWKPVILYNLTFDTRRFGEISARIPSISRKVLTQQLKELEKDGLVIRREFKEIQPRVEYSLTEKGRSLEAVFNEIADWGIKNLLAKPINVPKCF from the coding sequence ATGGTAACTAAGAAAAGTAATTGTAATGAGGCTAAGGGATGTCCGATCACTGCTACAATGGAACTTATTGGTGGAAAATGGAAGCCTGTTATCTTGTACAATCTTACTTTTGATACCCGGCGGTTTGGTGAAATTTCCGCTCGCATTCCAAGTATTTCTAGAAAAGTATTAACTCAACAATTAAAAGAATTGGAAAAGGACGGATTGGTAATCCGAAGGGAATTCAAAGAAATTCAACCACGAGTCGAGTATTCGTTGACAGAAAAAGGTAGAAGTCTTGAAGCTGTATTTAATGAAATAGCCGACTGGGGAATTAAGAATCTTTTGGCTAAGCCCATTAATGTGCCTAAGTGCTTTTAG
- a CDS encoding NADP-dependent oxidoreductase — translation MEAYILEKNGGLENLKLITLTTPTVKAGEVLIQTKSIGINPIDIQVRSSKDILGMITGGIFPEHIILGWDVAGIVEQVGEGVVAFKPGDEVYGLVNMPGLGSTYATQVVAQADQLTFKPENLSFTSAGATPMSAMTAYQAVVTLADIQKGEKVLIHAASGGVGHFAVQFAKDRGAYVIGTASGKNEEFVRSLGVDEFLDYTESPFETKVSDVDVVIDTINSVEHVLRSISVIKKGGRLVYLQPHFAEALSAKLEESAVNGLGVFVNSSGKVLTEISNLIKAGKVTPKITLVFEFDQLPDAQAAVESGRATGKIAVVAK, via the coding sequence ATGGAAGCTTATATTTTAGAAAAAAACGGAGGGTTGGAAAACTTAAAATTAATCACTTTAACTACCCCCACAGTTAAAGCTGGTGAAGTGCTTATTCAGACTAAGTCGATTGGTATCAATCCGATAGATATCCAGGTCCGTAGTTCAAAAGATATTCTAGGTATGATCACTGGAGGAATATTTCCTGAGCATATAATCCTGGGATGGGACGTAGCGGGTATTGTTGAACAAGTCGGAGAAGGGGTAGTGGCCTTTAAACCGGGAGATGAGGTATATGGTTTAGTAAATATGCCAGGACTGGGCAGTACCTATGCTACCCAGGTAGTAGCGCAGGCTGACCAGTTAACATTTAAGCCAGAAAATTTGTCCTTCACCTCTGCAGGAGCCACCCCTATGTCCGCTATGACAGCTTACCAGGCTGTAGTTACGCTGGCAGATATCCAAAAAGGAGAAAAAGTTCTTATCCATGCAGCCTCTGGCGGCGTAGGCCACTTCGCTGTACAATTTGCCAAAGACCGTGGTGCTTATGTTATCGGCACAGCTTCAGGTAAAAATGAAGAATTCGTACGCAGTTTAGGTGTAGATGAATTTTTGGATTATACAGAAAGTCCCTTTGAAACCAAAGTAAGTGATGTAGATGTAGTAATTGATACCATCAACTCTGTCGAACATGTTTTGCGCTCGATTTCAGTAATTAAAAAAGGAGGACGTTTGGTCTACCTGCAGCCGCATTTTGCAGAGGCACTTTCGGCAAAATTGGAAGAAAGCGCTGTAAATGGCCTGGGTGTATTCGTGAATTCTTCAGGCAAAGTACTTACCGAAATCAGTAACCTTATCAAAGCAGGCAAAGTTACGCCCAAAATTACGCTGGTATTTGAATTTGATCAACTGCCCGACGCGCAAGCCGCAGTGGAATCCGGAAGAGCAACAGGCAAGATAGCGGTTGTTGCAAAATAA
- a CDS encoding Lrp/AsnC family transcriptional regulator: MTELDVTDKEILRILQINASITHKQLSEQLYKSVATIHERIRRLKNLGYIMRTVVILDRRKIEMNLIAYSQVLLNDHAAETLKGFEDEVVKFPEVMECLQMTGSFDFVLKIATRDMDTYHDFYRRKLTTLPNITTVQSFFVLSEAKTDTAYPIS, encoded by the coding sequence ATGACAGAGCTAGATGTAACAGATAAAGAGATTCTCAGGATTCTTCAAATAAATGCGAGCATCACCCACAAACAGCTTTCAGAACAGCTTTACAAATCAGTCGCAACTATTCATGAAAGGATCAGAAGACTGAAGAATTTGGGCTATATTATGCGCACCGTCGTTATTCTGGATAGACGAAAGATAGAAATGAACCTGATTGCATACAGTCAGGTATTGCTAAATGACCATGCTGCGGAAACGCTTAAAGGCTTTGAAGATGAAGTCGTAAAATTTCCTGAAGTGATGGAGTGCCTTCAAATGACCGGAAGTTTCGATTTTGTTTTAAAAATTGCTACCCGTGATATGGACACCTATCATGACTTCTATCGTCGAAAACTTACAACACTTCCTAATATTACCACTGTCCAAAGTTTTTTCGTACTCTCTGAAGCGAAAACTGATACCGCCTATCCTATCTCATAA
- a CDS encoding SDR family NAD(P)-dependent oxidoreductase, which yields MILYVSELKGKVALITGASKGIGRGIAEKLASEGLKLILNYSSDERAASETAKLMDRYGINYQLIKADVSSPTAIEGLYQQALTKFGHIDIVIANAGVEMVDKPFIDYSEKDPHS from the coding sequence ATTATATTATATGTATCGGAACTAAAAGGAAAGGTCGCATTAATCACCGGTGCATCCAAAGGCATCGGAAGAGGCATAGCTGAAAAATTAGCTTCTGAAGGCTTAAAGCTCATACTTAATTACAGTTCAGATGAGAGGGCCGCTAGTGAAACGGCAAAGCTTATGGACCGCTATGGAATCAATTACCAATTGATCAAGGCGGATGTATCAAGCCCGACAGCGATTGAAGGATTGTATCAGCAGGCATTAACTAAATTTGGCCATATCGATATTGTGATCGCAAATGCGGGTGTAGAGATGGTAGATAAACCATTTATTGACTATTCAGAAAAAGATCCCCACTCATAA
- the tssD gene encoding type VI secretion system tube protein TssD, whose amino-acid sequence MQCNYSFHQLLDDKSRPSTPARGGNIMVQISTPPDNFLLKWMVDSYKVRSGMITFYKIDEETAFQRVAFIDAYCVEYHTHFSALGSSSMITTIIIASKSLSINGTDHNNDWPA is encoded by the coding sequence ATGCAATGCAATTACTCTTTTCATCAGTTGCTGGATGATAAAAGTAGGCCATCTACGCCTGCTAGAGGTGGTAATATCATGGTACAGATCAGTACCCCGCCTGATAATTTTTTATTAAAGTGGATGGTGGATAGTTATAAAGTTCGCTCTGGTATGATCACCTTTTACAAAATAGATGAAGAGACTGCATTTCAAAGAGTTGCTTTTATTGATGCTTACTGTGTTGAATATCATACTCATTTTAGTGCCTTAGGTTCTTCAAGTATGATTACAACCATAATTATAGCATCAAAAAGTCTATCTATCAATGGTACTGATCACAACAATGATTGGCCAGCGTAA
- a CDS encoding AraC family transcriptional regulator: MESLEVFYREKMGILPSDIFRRTGHFNVFTMEDYTGPKPAYPMPYSRKDYYKIALIKGAHLVEYADQTYNVRHNMLMFANPQIPYNWTPSNEQPVGAFCVFTEDYMKGFGSITDYPLYQPGGTPILDLNDEEAAKVMELFERMFIEISSDYLYKYDVLRNQVFELIHMALKLRPALTIKKEVDSNASKRIDSLFHELLERQFPIESTVQQIRLKTAAEFADRLNVHINHLNRVLKSTSGKTTTQLISVRIASEARALLKHTNWNIGEIAWCLGFDDTSNFIKFFKKQNLTTPHQFRS; this comes from the coding sequence ATGGAATCACTGGAAGTGTTTTATCGGGAAAAAATGGGCATTCTCCCGAGCGATATTTTTCGTAGAACGGGACATTTCAATGTATTTACAATGGAAGATTATACCGGCCCTAAACCTGCATATCCTATGCCCTACAGTCGTAAGGATTACTACAAAATTGCGCTGATTAAAGGAGCGCATTTGGTAGAATATGCTGATCAGACCTATAACGTGCGGCACAATATGCTCATGTTTGCCAATCCCCAAATACCCTATAACTGGACTCCATCGAATGAGCAGCCGGTTGGAGCCTTTTGCGTATTTACTGAAGATTACATGAAGGGATTCGGAAGTATTACAGACTATCCGCTTTACCAACCTGGTGGAACGCCCATATTAGATCTCAATGATGAAGAGGCTGCAAAAGTGATGGAATTATTTGAACGAATGTTCATTGAAATTTCTTCAGATTACCTCTATAAATATGATGTGTTGCGAAACCAGGTGTTCGAACTTATTCATATGGCCCTCAAATTAAGGCCGGCATTAACAATTAAAAAAGAAGTTGATTCTAATGCAAGTAAACGCATTGATTCTTTATTTCATGAGCTTTTGGAAAGACAGTTTCCTATCGAATCTACTGTACAACAAATTAGGCTGAAGACCGCTGCTGAATTTGCAGATCGGCTCAATGTTCATATTAATCACCTGAATAGGGTATTAAAGAGTACATCAGGTAAGACAACTACGCAATTGATTTCAGTGCGGATAGCATCGGAAGCCAGGGCCTTATTGAAACATACCAACTGGAATATCGGGGAAATTGCCTGGTGTTTAGGGTTTGATGATACTTCTAATTTTATTAAATTCTTCAAAAAACAAAATCTGACCACGCCTCATCAATTTCGATCTTAA
- a CDS encoding IS1182 family transposase — MSVRKPIFRPYHQDQLMALPPNLDDLIPTDHTVRIVNDVINAINVEPLLKAYHVRGGSNYHPLMLLKVLVYGYLTNIYSSRKLAEACRERVPFMWLSAMNKPDHNTINRFRGVRLKHALRSVFEEVVKLLAKEELLSIDQVYTDGTKIEANANKYTFVWKKSIQTNKEKMKKQLDEIWNYAQSVAADEDMMPEPPTATTINKESVKATVEKLNKVLADNDQVDKKVKAKLRYINQNFPVNIDKYEQQEVILGERNSYSKTDTDATFMRMKEDHMLNGQLKPAYNIQISTSNQFIVNYTIHPNPTDTTTLKTHLEQHESSFGKVPKTLTADAGYGSEENYTLLEGKQMEAYVKYNLFDKGQNDTYNKKYPFAADKLFYNNQLDVYICPMGQQMHYIGDTTKKTTTGFKQIYRNYQAKNCSKCPLNGICHKSKTNRIMEINVNLKRLKQKAHELLNTEEGIRHRKKRCFDVEPVFANIKQNHGFRRFMLRGKEKVEIEWGLLAIAQNLRKKAA; from the coding sequence ATGTCAGTAAGAAAACCTATTTTCAGACCCTACCACCAGGATCAGCTCATGGCGCTCCCGCCTAATCTTGATGATCTAATCCCTACAGACCATACCGTAAGAATCGTCAATGATGTGATCAATGCAATCAATGTTGAACCACTTCTAAAAGCCTATCACGTACGTGGTGGCTCTAATTATCACCCGCTTATGCTTTTAAAAGTATTGGTTTATGGATATCTCACCAATATTTATTCCAGTCGTAAGTTAGCTGAAGCCTGCAGGGAAAGAGTTCCTTTTATGTGGCTGAGCGCGATGAATAAGCCTGACCACAATACGATCAACCGTTTTCGTGGGGTACGCCTTAAACATGCACTTCGCAGTGTTTTTGAAGAAGTTGTTAAGCTGCTGGCCAAAGAAGAGCTGCTGAGTATTGACCAGGTTTATACCGATGGGACCAAGATTGAAGCTAATGCCAATAAGTACACTTTTGTCTGGAAGAAATCAATCCAGACCAACAAGGAAAAGATGAAAAAGCAATTGGACGAGATCTGGAATTACGCACAAAGTGTTGCAGCCGATGAGGATATGATGCCTGAGCCACCCACTGCGACCACGATCAATAAGGAAAGTGTTAAGGCTACTGTTGAAAAGCTCAATAAAGTTCTGGCAGACAATGATCAGGTTGATAAAAAGGTAAAAGCAAAGCTCAGGTACATTAACCAGAACTTTCCTGTAAATATTGATAAATATGAGCAGCAGGAGGTTATTCTTGGAGAAAGAAACAGCTATAGCAAAACCGATACTGATGCTACATTTATGAGAATGAAGGAGGATCACATGTTAAATGGTCAGCTCAAACCGGCATATAATATTCAGATATCGACTTCTAACCAGTTCATTGTAAATTACACCATCCACCCAAATCCAACGGATACCACCACTTTAAAAACTCATCTGGAGCAGCATGAAAGTAGCTTTGGCAAAGTACCCAAAACCCTTACTGCAGATGCAGGATACGGCTCAGAAGAGAACTATACGCTGCTTGAAGGAAAGCAAATGGAAGCTTATGTGAAATACAATCTGTTTGACAAGGGCCAAAATGATACCTATAACAAAAAATACCCTTTTGCCGCAGATAAGTTGTTTTACAATAATCAGCTGGACGTTTATATCTGCCCGATGGGACAGCAGATGCATTACATCGGTGACACCACTAAAAAAACAACTACCGGATTCAAGCAGATCTACAGAAACTACCAGGCTAAAAACTGCAGTAAATGTCCTTTAAACGGCATTTGCCATAAATCAAAAACCAACCGCATCATGGAGATAAATGTTAACCTGAAAAGGTTAAAACAAAAGGCTCATGAACTGTTAAATACTGAAGAAGGAATAAGACATCGAAAAAAGCGATGCTTCGATGTTGAACCGGTCTTTGCAAATATTAAACAGAATCACGGATTCCGCCGCTTCATGCTCCGGGGCAAAGAGAAAGTGGAGATAGAATGGGGTTTATTAGCTATCGCACAGAACTTAAGGAAAAAAGCAGCCTAA
- a CDS encoding UPF0175 family protein — translation MTTMTLQVPDFLEKDHENTVRFFAAKLYESGKLSLGQASQVANMGKWEFAEILIDYDVNYIQYTAKDVIDDANKIL, via the coding sequence ATGACGACAATGACACTTCAGGTGCCTGATTTTCTGGAAAAAGACCATGAGAATACCGTTCGTTTTTTTGCTGCGAAATTATATGAGTCCGGTAAATTATCGCTGGGACAAGCTAGTCAGGTAGCAAATATGGGTAAATGGGAGTTTGCCGAAATTCTGATTGATTACGACGTTAACTATATACAATATACTGCAAAGGATGTAATTGATGATGCAAATAAAATTCTCTGA
- a CDS encoding helix-turn-helix domain-containing protein — protein METSTKSSKMHIGRKISRIREIRGIKQDYLATELGVSQQTISKVEQSEEVEDATLEKIAKVLGVSSEGIKNFNEESLINNINTSYDNSTFNVNNHCTFNPLDKLMEVVEENKALYERLLQSEREKIELIKNK, from the coding sequence ATGGAAACATCTACAAAATCTAGCAAAATGCACATTGGAAGAAAGATTAGTCGTATTCGTGAAATCAGAGGTATAAAACAGGACTACCTTGCTACAGAACTTGGTGTAAGCCAACAGACGATTTCTAAAGTTGAGCAAAGCGAAGAAGTAGAAGATGCAACATTGGAAAAAATCGCCAAGGTCTTAGGAGTATCATCAGAAGGAATTAAAAATTTCAATGAAGAGTCTTTGATCAATAACATTAACACTTCTTATGACAATAGTACATTCAATGTTAATAATCATTGTACTTTCAACCCACTTGATAAATTAATGGAAGTAGTTGAGGAAAATAAAGCATTATATGAACGATTGCTGCAAAGTGAACGTGAAAAAATTGAGCTCATTAAAAACAAATAA
- a CDS encoding DoxX family protein, whose translation MKILKIIYWVTTGLVAFGMLVSFFNYMFNPAMKAGYAHIGFPDWFRVELGIAKLLGAIALIVPKIPRPLKEWAYFGFFVNFFSAIIAHYAVNDPVVNMIAPLAVLILLIISYISYHKAIVKTLK comes from the coding sequence ATGAAAATATTAAAAATTATCTATTGGGTCACGACAGGCCTTGTGGCTTTCGGCATGCTTGTCTCCTTCTTCAATTACATGTTCAACCCGGCTATGAAAGCAGGCTATGCCCATATTGGATTTCCCGACTGGTTTCGTGTGGAGTTAGGTATCGCTAAGTTGCTTGGCGCCATTGCACTTATCGTTCCGAAGATCCCGCGTCCGCTAAAAGAATGGGCATATTTCGGTTTTTTCGTCAACTTTTTCTCGGCTATCATCGCCCATTATGCTGTAAATGATCCTGTGGTCAACATGATTGCACCGCTGGCTGTACTTATACTGCTGATCATTTCCTACATCTCTTATCATAAAGCAATTGTTAAAACATTGAAATAA
- a CDS encoding VOC family protein, translating into MRAINPWINFNGNAEEAFTFYKSVFGGEFTKIVRFKDLATSEFPVADNDADKLMHIALPIGPNNVLIANDVPEFMGRVSENENRSKIAVCAESREEADKIFNRLSAGGDIEGPIGDSPWGTYAGMFRDKYGIEWIVEFDPNYNGENYNEKKSHFSLTNS; encoded by the coding sequence ATGAGAGCAATCAATCCCTGGATTAACTTCAATGGCAATGCTGAAGAAGCATTCACCTTTTACAAATCAGTTTTTGGCGGAGAGTTCACAAAGATCGTTCGTTTCAAAGATCTGGCAACTTCCGAATTTCCGGTAGCAGATAATGACGCAGATAAACTCATGCACATTGCTTTGCCTATTGGCCCAAATAACGTGTTAATAGCCAATGATGTCCCTGAATTTATGGGACGTGTTAGCGAAAACGAAAACCGGTCAAAAATAGCAGTGTGTGCAGAAAGTAGGGAAGAGGCCGACAAGATATTTAACAGGTTATCAGCAGGTGGTGATATTGAAGGGCCGATTGGCGACAGTCCCTGGGGCACATATGCTGGAATGTTCAGAGACAAATACGGCATTGAATGGATTGTGGAATTTGACCCAAATTACAATGGGGAAAATTATAATGAGAAAAAGAGCCACTTTAGCCTTACAAACAGCTAG
- a CDS encoding alpha/beta hydrolase family protein, which produces MERNKINPESTQTFLSTPTTATTATIIELKSPGRQHALQVRVSAPVAGGNLPVILFAHGFGSSMLGYDPLVEFWSANGFVVIQPTFLDSKILLNIPEATHQDAINAYLNNPGAKHIWRQRVTDMKATLDQLHYIESYTPGLSGRLDSSRIAAVGHSFGAHTVGLLLGARVIKPDGNLEDDMSDKRINAAVLLSAGGRGGDALSDFAKTHFSYLNQAFGQLNTPALLVAGDNDISPLTVIGPEWFTDIYALSPGANALFTLFGGEHMLGGITGHLAKETTDENQERVAAVAQVTWAYLRSALLPDDKSWTNAKAMLNSPNTIGSIITK; this is translated from the coding sequence ATGGAACGGAATAAAATAAACCCCGAAAGTACACAGACTTTTTTAAGTACTCCAACAACTGCTACCACAGCAACCATTATTGAACTTAAATCTCCTGGACGTCAACATGCACTTCAGGTTCGAGTGTCTGCCCCAGTAGCGGGTGGCAACCTGCCGGTCATTTTATTTGCACATGGATTCGGTTCATCCATGCTGGGCTACGATCCACTTGTTGAATTTTGGAGTGCAAATGGATTTGTGGTCATTCAACCAACTTTTCTGGACTCAAAAATACTGTTGAATATTCCTGAAGCCACTCATCAGGATGCCATCAATGCTTATTTGAATAATCCCGGGGCAAAGCATATTTGGCGCCAGCGGGTAACTGATATGAAAGCGACCCTCGATCAACTGCATTACATTGAAAGTTATACTCCTGGACTTTCCGGGCGACTCGACTCAAGCCGTATTGCCGCAGTTGGTCATTCCTTCGGAGCACATACTGTCGGCCTGTTATTGGGTGCCAGAGTGATCAAACCGGACGGAAATTTAGAAGATGACATGTCGGATAAGCGAATAAACGCAGCAGTTCTTTTAAGCGCTGGGGGCCGTGGTGGGGATGCGCTGAGTGACTTTGCCAAAACGCACTTCAGCTACCTAAACCAAGCCTTCGGGCAATTGAATACACCGGCCTTGCTGGTGGCTGGCGATAATGACATATCACCATTAACCGTAATAGGTCCTGAATGGTTTACGGATATTTACGCCTTAAGCCCAGGAGCAAATGCGCTATTCACTCTATTTGGCGGTGAACATATGCTCGGTGGCATTACCGGTCATTTGGCTAAAGAAACTACAGATGAAAACCAGGAAAGGGTTGCAGCAGTTGCACAGGTTACCTGGGCCTACCTTCGGTCGGCTCTTTTACCTGATGATAAATCCTGGACCAATGCTAAGGCTATGCTGAATAGCCCTAACACGATAGGCAGCATTATAACTAAATAA